A section of the Anticarsia gemmatalis isolate Benzon Research Colony breed Stoneville strain chromosome 28, ilAntGemm2 primary, whole genome shotgun sequence genome encodes:
- the LOC142984938 gene encoding isocitrate dehydrogenase [NAD] subunit gamma, mitochondrial-like: MAVRLLSKLKVLPEIRGVANASSAAAPATLSDFDLQHKTPVIRAQKIIPVAQYGGRHAVTMLPGGGIGPECMGYVRDIFKYIGAPVDFEVVDIDPDVDNDDDVHYAITTIKRNGVGLKGNIETKSEAAYVTSRNVALRNELDMYAYVLNCKSFPGVTTRHKDIDISIIRQNTEGEYAMLEHESVRGVIESMKVVTASNSERVARFAFEFAKRNGRKKVTTVHKANIMKLSDGLFLETSRRLAKEYPDIEHNDMIIDNCCMQLVAKPHQFDVMLMTNLYGSIVSNVVCGLLGGAGLLSGRNYGDHYAVFEPGTRNTGTAIAGKNIANPIAMINASVDMLEHLGHHFHADLIRHAVDKTCNVDKILTPDCGGTASSTDVVNAIIGNIAD; the protein is encoded by the exons ATGGCTGTGAGGTTACTGTCTAAATTAAAGGTTCTGCCTGAGATTAGAGGAGTCGCAAACGCGAGTTCGGCGGCGGCGCCGGCTACGCTATCAGATTTCGATCTCCAGCACAAGACACCAGTTATTAGGGCACAGAAGATAATTCCTGTGGCGCAGTATGGTGGACGTCACGCAGTTACCATGCTCCCTGGTGGAGGCATTGGCCCAGAGTGCATGGGCTACGTCAGGGACATTTTCAA ataTATTGGAGCCCCAGTAGACTTCGAGGTGGTGGACATTGACCCCGATGTGgacaatgatgatgatgtgCACTACGCTATCACCACCATCAAGAGAAATGGTGTCGGCCTTAAG GGCAACATCGAGACTAAGAGCGAGGCGGCATACGTGACGTCACGCAACGTCGCCCTCCGCAACGAACTGGACATGTACGCGTACGTGCTCAACTGTAAGTCCTTCCCGGGAGTCACCACCAGGCACAAGGACATCGACATTAGCATCATCAG ACAGAACACAGAAGGCGAGTACGCCATGCTGGAGCACGAGTCGGTGCGCGGCGTCATCGAGTCCATGAAGGTGGTGACGGCGAGCAACTCCGAGCGAGTGGCGCGCTTCGCCTTCGAGTTCGCCAAGAGGAATGGACGCAAGAAG GTGACAACAGTCCACAAGGCGAACATCATGAAGTTATCAGACGGTCTGTTCCTGGAGACGTCGCGCCGCCTCGCCAAGGAGTACCCCGACATTGAACACAACGACATGATCATCGACAACTGCTGCATGCAGCTCGTTGCTAA GCCTCACCAATTCGATGTGATGTTAATGACGAATCTCTACGGCTCCATCGTGTCTAACGTGGTGTGCGGTCTTCTCGGAGGCGCCGGTCTACTGTCAGGCAGGAACTACGGCGACCACTACGCGGTCTTCGAACCTGGCACTAGGAACACTG GTACCGCAATCGCCGGCAAGAACATCGCGAACCCAATAGCGATGATCAACGCATCGGTCGACATGCTCGAGCACCTCGGCCACCACTTCCACGCCGACCTCATCCGCCACGCGGTGGACAAGACCTGCAACGTGGACAAGATCCTGACTCCAGACTGCGGAGGAACCGCCTCTTCGACAGACGTCGTGAACGCTATCATTGGTAATATCGCGGATTAG